A window of Candidatus Hydrogenedentota bacterium contains these coding sequences:
- a CDS encoding PASTA domain-containing protein, with the protein MLTGCPTPPNTVTVPDLSGLTREVAEDMLHDEGLELGTVTQAHHDTIPVGQVISQSPLAGAEVAADSTVSITISLGHDHGGEGEGEGEGEGEGEGEGEGEGELVSLWSDPATWGGAVPAAGEDVTIDTDMHVLLDVSPPALGVITVLGMLEIEDADLELTAEAIMVHGELRAGSEADPVEHNVTFTLTGVIGQDIMGMGTRGIMVMDGSLELFGTPPAVAWTKINAHAEAGATALETLEETGWNAGDEIVLAPTDWYGVSETEVRTLGPVTGNTVSLQSPVTDFHWGRLQYVTPEGMSLDATNVITPDHPDTPVVLDERAEIGNLSRNIVIQAPDDSLWRDEGFGVHVMMMQHGSSAKVDSVEFRRGGQRGRLGRYPFHWHMLSYDGVNFLGDADGQFIRNSTINLSASRGIVVHGTNGVLVQNNIVYSTHGHGIFTEDAVERRNTFDGNLVLHVRNPEPEDALKQHEIFGDGGSSGFWIANPDNVTINNAVADCRGFGYWLAFPANPWGPNIGVAMRPNRLQFGAFGDNSTHTSGAEGIMLDFVEIDNAGNVFPAQYISTIDGIDPVYPRANMRRFDLTGLSTWKSGRSGIWDRSSWPTNSGIVSADNAGRFFAGAGEDGIIEHCLAIGDSLNSATPRPDAYVEALGGTEIPTAFATYHSTFDIRENVVVNFPLVPDERSGTFATDDYYIRPVEKGQTRNTDNLLINSHPGYRSRSNYDHFVLAGAMLDPHGLWGPAEQFIVYDEPFFTFGLTPTPVAPGAGTGGVSVPGPFYGITEFVINNLRPYYHPLMAVQATRLNPDTLVPIATWSVAEAGEDWLLSPFRHFAAHASGIYMVEFPGSPMPTDFRLNFENMLEPQDTLVIGIQFSGDVTPEVSVESYGRFQAYNAVESLQAVRDSAGETWWQDTENDRVWVKLRGGFWQFWDLTGEEAVPSNDELLYENTTLHLDGE; encoded by the coding sequence ATGCTGACCGGGTGTCCCACGCCCCCGAATACCGTAACCGTTCCCGATCTGTCCGGCCTCACCCGCGAAGTCGCGGAGGATATGCTGCATGATGAAGGTCTTGAATTAGGCACCGTTACCCAGGCCCACCACGATACCATTCCCGTCGGGCAGGTCATCTCGCAAAGTCCGCTGGCTGGCGCTGAAGTCGCCGCGGATTCTACCGTCTCCATCACCATCTCGCTCGGTCATGATCACGGAGGCGAGGGCGAAGGAGAGGGCGAAGGTGAAGGTGAAGGTGAAGGTGAAGGTGAAGGTGAAGGAGAACTCGTTTCCCTCTGGTCTGATCCCGCCACCTGGGGGGGCGCTGTGCCCGCAGCCGGCGAAGATGTCACCATCGACACCGACATGCACGTGCTATTGGATGTGAGTCCGCCCGCCCTCGGCGTGATCACCGTGCTGGGCATGCTGGAAATCGAAGACGCTGATCTTGAACTTACGGCTGAGGCCATCATGGTCCACGGCGAATTGCGCGCCGGTTCAGAAGCGGATCCCGTCGAACACAATGTCACTTTCACGCTCACCGGTGTGATTGGCCAGGACATCATGGGTATGGGCACCCGAGGCATCATGGTAATGGACGGCTCTCTCGAACTCTTCGGCACCCCGCCCGCCGTGGCCTGGACCAAAATCAACGCCCACGCGGAAGCCGGCGCCACCGCCCTCGAAACCCTGGAGGAAACCGGCTGGAACGCGGGCGACGAAATCGTCCTGGCGCCAACGGACTGGTATGGCGTTTCCGAGACCGAAGTGCGCACGCTCGGCCCGGTCACCGGCAACACGGTGTCACTGCAGAGTCCCGTGACCGATTTTCACTGGGGCCGCCTCCAGTATGTCACCCCCGAAGGCATGAGCCTCGATGCCACCAACGTCATTACCCCCGATCATCCCGATACCCCCGTGGTGCTGGATGAGCGCGCGGAAATAGGCAATCTCTCCCGCAATATCGTGATTCAGGCGCCCGATGATTCACTCTGGCGGGACGAAGGCTTCGGCGTGCATGTCATGATGATGCAGCACGGCTCATCGGCCAAGGTGGACAGCGTGGAGTTTCGCCGTGGCGGTCAGCGCGGCCGACTCGGGCGCTACCCCTTTCACTGGCACATGCTCAGCTACGATGGCGTGAATTTCCTCGGCGACGCCGACGGCCAGTTCATCCGCAATTCGACCATCAACCTGTCCGCCAGCCGCGGCATCGTAGTTCACGGCACCAACGGCGTGCTCGTGCAGAACAACATCGTCTACAGCACCCACGGCCACGGTATCTTCACGGAAGACGCGGTGGAGCGTCGCAACACCTTTGACGGAAATCTGGTGCTTCATGTGCGGAACCCCGAGCCGGAAGATGCGCTGAAGCAGCACGAGATCTTCGGTGACGGCGGCTCCAGCGGCTTCTGGATTGCGAATCCCGACAATGTCACCATCAACAACGCCGTGGCGGATTGCCGGGGTTTCGGCTATTGGCTGGCCTTCCCCGCCAATCCCTGGGGGCCGAATATCGGTGTCGCCATGCGGCCGAACCGGCTTCAATTCGGCGCCTTCGGCGACAACAGCACCCACACCAGCGGCGCCGAAGGCATCATGCTCGACTTCGTCGAAATCGACAACGCGGGCAATGTTTTTCCTGCCCAGTACATCTCCACCATCGACGGTATTGACCCGGTCTATCCCCGGGCCAATATGCGCCGTTTCGATCTGACGGGCCTGAGCACCTGGAAGAGCGGACGCAGCGGCATCTGGGATCGTTCCAGTTGGCCCACAAACTCCGGCATCGTCTCCGCCGACAACGCGGGCCGCTTCTTCGCGGGCGCGGGCGAAGACGGTATCATCGAGCACTGCCTGGCCATCGGCGACAGTCTCAACAGCGCCACGCCCCGTCCAGATGCCTATGTGGAGGCCCTCGGCGGCACAGAAATTCCAACGGCCTTCGCCACCTACCACAGCACCTTCGATATTCGCGAAAACGTCGTTGTGAACTTTCCGCTGGTCCCCGATGAACGCAGCGGCACTTTCGCAACGGACGACTACTACATCCGCCCCGTGGAAAAAGGGCAGACGCGCAACACGGACAACCTTCTCATCAACAGCCACCCCGGCTATCGATCCCGCTCGAACTACGATCACTTCGTGCTTGCGGGTGCAATGCTCGATCCCCACGGTCTCTGGGGTCCTGCGGAACAGTTCATCGTTTACGACGAGCCCTTCTTCACGTTTGGCCTGACCCCCACGCCTGTTGCTCCCGGCGCGGGCACGGGCGGCGTCAGTGTGCCCGGTCCCTTCTATGGCATCACGGAATTCGTCATCAACAACCTGCGCCCCTACTACCATCCCCTCATGGCGGTGCAGGCCACACGCCTGAATCCGGATACCCTTGTGCCCATCGCCACCTGGAGCGTTGCCGAAGCGGGCGAGGACTGGCTGCTGTCGCCCTTCCGCCACTTTGCGGCCCATGCCAGCGGGATCTATATGGTCGAATTCCCCGGATCGCCCATGCCCACGGATTTTCGCCTGAATTTCGAAAACATGCTGGAGCCTCAGGACACCCTCGTCATCGGCATCCAGTTCAGCGGCGACGTTACGCCGGAAGTCTCCGTGGAGTCTTATGGCCGTTTCCAGGCCTACAACGCGGTGGAATCGCTTCAGGCAGTCCGTGATTCGGCCGGGGAGACCTGGTGGCAGGATACCGAGAATGATCGCGTGTGGGTGAAGCTGCGGGGAGGATTCTGGCAGTTCTGGGACCTTACCGGCGAAGAGGCCGTGCCAAGCAACGATGAGCTGCTGTACGAGAACACGACGCTGCATTTGGATGGGGAGTGA
- a CDS encoding four helix bundle protein, whose amino-acid sequence MGKLRASGGYRNLATFQMATIIYDATVWFCERFIDSRSRTVDQMVQAARSGRQNIAEGSRASATSSQTELRLVNVARASLEELLLDYEDFLRHRHLTQWALNSREVSEVRRVARSLRPDSKNRADSTDRTDSMGQADPSNQSYPSNPSYMLHLTDHQRYALYAPWLDHADPAIRANALICLIHQANYLLDQQILALEAQFIGEGGYSELLATARLEERSRQKARSTNRIYQTAQTDQTDPSDRSDRSDRSNSIPDCPQCGRPMAMRTAKQGKNTGQSFWGCTGYPDCKGVARA is encoded by the coding sequence ATGGGCAAGCTGCGCGCCAGTGGTGGCTACCGCAACCTCGCCACCTTTCAGATGGCGACCATCATCTACGACGCCACGGTGTGGTTCTGCGAGCGCTTCATCGACAGCCGCTCGCGAACCGTAGACCAGATGGTTCAGGCGGCAAGATCCGGTAGGCAAAACATCGCCGAGGGGAGCCGCGCCTCCGCGACTTCCTCGCAAACGGAGTTGCGCCTCGTAAATGTTGCCCGAGCGAGTCTTGAGGAATTGCTGCTGGACTATGAAGATTTCCTGCGACATCGACACCTGACGCAGTGGGCGTTGAACAGCCGCGAAGTGTCGGAAGTGCGGAGAGTTGCGCGATCACTTCGACCAGACTCGAAGAATAGGGCGGATTCGACGGATAGGACCGATTCGATGGGACAAGCCGATCCAAGTAATCAGTCCTATCCGTCGAATCCGTCCTATATGCTCCACCTCACCGATCACCAGCGCTACGCCCTCTACGCCCCCTGGCTCGACCACGCCGATCCCGCCATCCGCGCGAACGCCCTGATCTGCCTGATCCACCAGGCGAACTATCTGCTCGATCAGCAGATCCTCGCACTCGAGGCGCAATTCATCGGCGAAGGCGGCTACAGCGAGCTACTCGCCACCGCGCGACTCGAAGAGCGGAGCCGACAGAAAGCACGGTCCACAAATCGGATTTATCAGACTGCTCAGACCGATCAAACTGATCCGTCAGATCGGTCGGATCGGTCAGATCGCTCCAATTCCATCCCCGACTGCCCCCAGTGCGGCAGGCCCATGGCCATGCGCACGGCGAAGCAAGGCAAAAACACTGGCCAGTCCTTCTGGGGCTGTACCGGCTATCCCGACTGCAAGGGCGTCGCCCGCGCTTAG
- a CDS encoding serine/threonine-protein phosphatase has translation MPVSMPGLAGVLHAIPKDSHVGGDLYYLSACGAGIVSRMCIADVRGHGEGVADFATWLEQVFSAHMNRHSPSGVLREVNQRAVRRGLCLMSTALCFSYNSLNGRLVFCNAGHPHLRVCRAGSDRWEALEVHARDKSRPWNVPLAVTGEARYSVGKARLQPGDRLLIHTDGLTEAHDASGTQLAENLWTPGRLPDSSARPSDIATGLLQVLREHLANPAVADDDVTFTVLEVLPFQRGNRVMVYFRNNYGKEARARKREGQG, from the coding sequence ATGCCCGTTTCCATGCCCGGACTGGCCGGGGTCCTCCACGCCATCCCGAAGGACAGCCATGTGGGAGGGGACCTCTACTACCTTTCCGCCTGCGGCGCCGGAATCGTTTCGCGCATGTGTATCGCCGATGTGCGCGGCCACGGGGAGGGTGTAGCCGATTTCGCCACCTGGCTGGAGCAGGTCTTTTCGGCGCACATGAACCGTCACAGCCCTTCGGGCGTGCTCCGCGAAGTGAACCAACGTGCGGTAAGGCGTGGGCTGTGCCTCATGTCCACCGCCTTGTGCTTCAGCTACAACTCCCTGAACGGGCGGCTCGTGTTCTGCAATGCGGGACACCCGCATCTGCGCGTCTGCCGGGCGGGTTCGGATCGCTGGGAAGCGCTGGAAGTCCACGCACGCGACAAGTCCAGGCCCTGGAATGTACCCCTGGCCGTAACGGGCGAAGCGCGCTACTCCGTGGGCAAGGCGCGCCTGCAACCGGGCGATCGCCTGCTCATTCACACCGACGGTCTGACCGAAGCGCACGACGCGAGCGGCACGCAGTTGGCCGAAAACCTCTGGACACCTGGGCGCCTTCCTGACAGCAGCGCCCGGCCGAGCGACATCGCGACGGGCTTGTTGCAGGTGCTGCGCGAGCACCTCGCCAATCCAGCGGTAGCGGACGATGATGTCACTTTTACCGTGCTGGAAGTCCTTCCCTTCCAGCGCGGCAACCGGGTGATGGTCTACTTCCGCAACAACTACGGCAAAGAAGCGCGAGCGCGAAAGCGCGAGGGGCAGGGCTAA
- a CDS encoding TetR family transcriptional regulator gives MVRPSCKDLMLDAAEVLLTEQGAWRLTLDSVAERAQVSKGGLLYHFPTKDALLQALVDRLIEKGREKRRARRAAYGDGPEAMLRADVEGALLDEERNPQLCAALVAALANCPNLKAPILKFHEQRVSDLESLDVDQEEANILLLAADGLMLMESLNVSPFSEEQRRVLVEAMLAMASRLAGARV, from the coding sequence ATGGTACGACCCAGTTGTAAAGATCTGATGCTGGACGCCGCCGAAGTGCTGTTGACCGAGCAGGGTGCCTGGCGCCTGACCCTCGATTCAGTGGCGGAGCGCGCTCAGGTCAGCAAGGGCGGCCTGCTCTACCATTTCCCCACCAAGGATGCCCTGCTTCAAGCCCTGGTGGACCGTCTGATAGAGAAGGGCAGAGAAAAGCGCCGGGCGCGGCGCGCGGCCTATGGCGACGGCCCGGAGGCCATGCTGAGAGCCGATGTGGAAGGGGCCCTGCTCGACGAGGAGCGAAATCCTCAGCTCTGTGCCGCCCTGGTCGCGGCCCTGGCCAACTGTCCCAATCTCAAAGCACCCATACTGAAGTTTCACGAACAGCGAGTTTCCGATCTGGAGTCGCTGGATGTCGATCAGGAAGAGGCCAATATCCTGCTGCTCGCGGCGGATGGCCTCATGCTGATGGAATCCTTGAATGTATCCCCTTTCTCGGAAGAACAGCGGCGGGTGCTGGTGGAGGCCATGCTCGCCATGGCGAGCCGGCTGGCCGGCGCACGGGTGTAA